The following is a genomic window from Desulfatibacillum aliphaticivorans DSM 15576.
GCCAAAATGGAAGGCGTGGAGCTCCGCGAGGCCGCCTTTATTCTTCAAAAGAGGTTTTTAGGGTCTGGCCAGGCCCAAGCATCCAAAGAGGCCAAAAAAGATAGGGGTAAGGGTAGGGGGAAGGCGAAAAAAGCGCCTGACGGCCATTTGGTGAAGCCGGGCCAAGAAACCTTAGAACCGCAAAGGCCGGAGGAGGGGGAAAAGGAAAATAAACCCTTAACCTTCCAGCTTCAAAACTTGGACCCTGGCCACGCCTGGTTTTCCGAGCAGGGGATAGAGCCGGAAACCGTAAAGCATTTTGGGCTTGGATTTTGTTCCAAGGGCATGATGAAAGGGCGGATTGCAATTCCGATCCTGGACCATTCCGGACAGCTGGTGGCCTATTGTGGCCGGGCCATTACAGACGACCAGGCCGAGGAAGAGGGAAAATACAAACAGCCCCCGGATTTTTATAAAAGTTTGGTGGTTTACAATCTTTTCGGCCAGGAAAAGAGCCCCAAGCCACTTGTTTTGGTGGAGAGCTATAAAAGCGTTTGGAAATTCCACCAAGCAGGCGTCAAGCGCGTTTGTGCCTTGCAGGGGGCCTCGATATCAGATGAACAGGTCGAGGCGCTTATAGGGTTCCTGGGTCATCGAGGAAAGGCTCTTTTTATGTTCGACGTGGATGAATCCGGAGAGAAATGCACGGCAGCTTGTTTTAGGG
Proteins encoded in this region:
- a CDS encoding CHC2 zinc finger domain-containing protein is translated as MAKNGWVSYAEIKEKVTMQMVLEKYGLWDKMKPGGKNLTSVCPIHKGSNPRQFSVNPEKNIWNCFGNCQGGGNVIDFVAKMEGVELREAAFILQKRFLGSGQAQASKEAKKDRGKGRGKAKKAPDGHLVKPGQETLEPQRPEEGEKENKPLTFQLQNLDPGHAWFSEQGIEPETVKHFGLGFCSKGMMKGRIAIPILDHSGQLVAYCGRAITDDQAEEEGKYKQPPDFYKSLVVYNLFGQEKSPKPLVLVESYKSVWKFHQAGVKRVCALQGASISDEQVEALIGFLGHRGKALFMFDVDESGEKCTAACFRAIGSELWCRAVDYSAFGKKPHHLDPEKIKEILQ